One window from the genome of Hippocampus zosterae strain Florida chromosome 7, ASM2543408v3, whole genome shotgun sequence encodes:
- the ago4 gene encoding protein argonaute-4 isoform X2, with protein sequence MQVENCSYRAGSQNNRKLYLKTVKCTPFNRRCHLLNPLADYGMSACLHGSHHSAYTPLDGDGSQIQSRTVPLTGPPAPTALFQPPRRPGLGTVGKPIRLLANHFQVQIPKIDVYHYDIDIKPEKRPRRVNREVVDTMVRHFKMQIFGDRQPGYDGKRNMYTAHPLPIGRDRVDLEVTLPGEGKDQTFKVSLQWVSVVSLQMLLEALSGHLNEVPEDSVQALDVITRHLPSMRYTPVGRSFFSPPEGYYHPLGGGREVWFGFHQSVRPAMWNMMLNIDVSATAFYRAQPVIEFMCEVLDIQNINEQTKPLTDSQRVKFTKEIRGLKVEVTHCGQMKRKYRVCNVTRRPASHQTFPLQLENGQAMECTVAQYFKQKYNLQLKYPHLPCLQVGQEQKHTYLPLEVCNIVAGQRCIKKLTDNQTSTMIKATARSAPDRQEEISRLVKSNSMVGGPDPYLKEFGIVVHNDMTEVTGRVLPAPMLQYGGRVSTDTGRDCGRNKTVATPNQGVWDMRGKQFYAGIEIKVWAVACFAPQKQCREDLLKSFTDQLRKISKDAGMPIQGQPCFCKYAQGADSVEPMFKHLKMSYVGLQLIVVILPGKTPVYAEVKRVGDTLLGMATQCVQVKNVVKTSPQTLSNLCLKINAKLGGINNVLVPHQRPSVFQQPVIFLGADVTHPPAGDGKKPSIAAVVGSMDGHPSRYCATVRVQTSRQDMSQEQLFSQEVIQDLTNMVRELLIQFYKSTRFKPTRIIYYRGGVSEGQMKQVAWPELIAIRKACISLEEDYRPGITYIVVQKRHHTRLFCSDKAERVGKSGNVPAGTTVDSTITHPSEFDFYLCSHAGIQGTSRPSHYHVLWDDNCFTADELQLLTYQLCHTYVRCTRSVSIPAPAYYARLVAFRARYHLVDKDHDSAEGSHVSGQSNGRDPQALAKAVQIHYDTQHTMYFA encoded by the exons ATGCAAGTGGAAAACTGCTCGTATCGTGCAGGTTCCCAAAATAATAGGAAGCTGTATTTAAAGACAGTAAAATGTACACCTTTCAATCGCCGTTGTCATTTGTTGAATCCATTAGCGGACTACGGAATGTCGGCATGTTTACATGGCTCTCACCATTCCGCCTACACTCCCCTTGATGGCGATGGAAGCCAGATTCAGAGCAGAACTGTGCCACTTACCG GCCCGCCTGCCCCTACCGCTCTGTTCCAGCCTCCGCGGCGTCCCGGCCTCGGCACGGTGGGGAAACCCATCCGTCTCCTGGCCAACCACTTCCAAGTGCAGATTCCCAAGATTGATGTCTATCACTATGATATTGACATCAAGCCTGAGAAGCGGCCGCGGAGGGTCAACAG AGAGGTGGTGGACACGATGGTGCGGCACTTCAAGATGCAAATTTTTGGAGATCGACAACCTGGCTATGACGGGAAGAGGAATATGTACACAGCACATCCACTGCCAATTGGAAGAGACAGG GTGGATCTGGAGGTGACCCTACCGGGCGAAGGGAAAGATCAAACTTTCAAGGTGTCCCTGCAGTGGGTGTCCGTGGTCAGTCTTCAGATGCTCCTTGAAGCCTTGTCCGGTCACCTGAACGAAGTCCCGGAGGACTCTGTTCAGGCTCTGGATGTCATCACGCGGCATCTCCCTTCCATGAg ATACACTCCGGTGGGCcgctcgtttttttcccctcccgagGGCTACTACCATCCTTTGGGTGGAGGCAGGGAAGTGTGGTTTGGTTTCCACCAGTCCGTCCGTCCCGCTATGTGGAACATGATGCTCAACATCGATG TGTCGGCCACTGCTTTCTACCGTGCTCAGCCCGTGATTGAATTCATGTGCGAAGTTTTGGATATACAGAACATCAATGAACAGACCAAACCCCTGACGGATTCGCAGCGTGTCAAATTTACCAAGGAAATAAGAG GCTTGAAAGTGGAGGTCACACACTGCGGTCAGATGAAGAGGAAGTATCGCGTCTGCAATGTTACACGCCGGCCAGCCAGCCACCAAAC GTTCCCCTTACAGCTTGAGAACGGCCAGGCAATGGAGTGCACCGTCGCTCAGTATTTCAAGCAGAAGTACAATCTGCAGCTCAAGTATCCACATTTACCCTGTCTGCAAGTCGGGCAGGAACAGAAGCACACTTACCTGCCGTTGGAG GTCTGTAACATCGTAGCTGGACAACGCTGTATCAAAAAACTGACAGACAACCAGACGTCCACTATGATCAAAGCGACCGCACGCTCCGCCCCTGACCGACAAGAAGAGATCAGCAGACTG GTCAAAAGCAACAGCATGGTCGGGGGCCCGGACCCATACCTGAAGGAATTTGGCATTGTGGTGCACAATGACATGACCGAGGTGACCGGACGAGTGCTCCCAGCGCCCATGCTACAGTATGGGGGCCGGGTGAGTACAGACACAGGGAGGGACTGTGGCAGG AATAAAACGGTGGCCACGCCCAATCAGGGCGTGTGGGACATGAGGGGCAAGCAGTTCTACGCCGGCATCGAGATCAAGGTCTGGGCCGTGGCCTGCTTCGCGCCGCAGAAACAGTGCAGAGAGGACCTGCTGAA GAGCTTCACCGACCAATTGCGTAAGATCTCAAAGGATGCCGGGATGCCCATTCAGGGCCAGCCGTGTTTCTGTAAATACGCGCAAGGAGCGGACAGTGTGGAGCCCATGTTCAAGCACCTCAAGATGTCCTATGTGGGTCTGCAGCTCATTGTTGTCATCCTGCCGGGCAAAACGCCCGTCTACG CTGAGGTGAAGCGGGTGGGAGACACCCTCCTCGGCATGGCCACCCAGTGTGTTCAGGTGAAGAATGTGGTCAAGACGTCCCCACAAACTCTCTCGAACCTCTGCCTCAAGATCAATGCCAAGCTGGGAGGCATCAACAACGTCCTCGTGCCGCACCAGAG GCCGTCCGTTTTCCAGCAGCCCGTCATCTTCCTGGGTGCGGATGTCACTCACCCTCCAGCAGGTGATGGGAAGAAGCCGTCAATAGCGGCGGTTGTGGGCAGCATGGATGGTCACCCCAGTCGTTACTGCGCTACAGTCCGAGTACAGACGTCCCGTCAAGACATGTCCCAG GAGCAGCTCTTCAGTCAGGAGGTCATCCAAGATCTGACCAACATGGTGCGGGAGCTCCTGATCCAGTTTTACAAGTCCACGCGCTTCAAGCCCACTCGTATCATCTACTACCGGGGCGGTGTGTCTGAAGGCCAGATGAAACAG GTAGCATGGCCGGAGTTGATTGCCATCAGGAAAGCGTGCATCAGTCTGGAGGAGGATTATCGGCCCGGCATTACCTACATTGTGGTGCAGAAACGCCACCACACGCGTCTTTTCTGCTCTGACAAAGCTGAGAGG GTTGGGAAGAGTGGTAACGTGCCAGCTGGCACCACAGTGGACAGCACCATTACACATCCGTCGGAGTTTGATTTCTATCTGTGCAGCCACGCTGGAATTCAG GGTACCAGCCGTCCATCCCACTACCACGTCTTGTGGGACGACAACTGTTTCACGGCCGATGAGCTGCAGCTCCTCACCTACCAGCTCTGCCACACGTACGTCCGCTGCACGCGCTCCGTCTCCATCCCGGCGCCCGCCTACTACGCCAGGCTGGTGGCTTTCCGTGCTCGATACCATTTGGTGGACAAAGACCATGACAG TGCTGAGGGTAGCCATGTGTCAGGCCAGAGTAACGGCCGTGACCCCCAAGCTTTGGCCAAGGCGGTTCAGATCCACTACGACACCCAACACACCATGTACTTCGCCTGA
- the ago4 gene encoding protein argonaute-4 isoform X1, translated as MQVENCSYRAGSQNNRKLYLKTVKCTPFNRRCHLLNPLADYGMSACLHGSHHSAYTPLDGDGSQIQSRTVPLTGPPAPTALFQPPRRPGLGTVGKPIRLLANHFQVQIPKIDVYHYDIDIKPEKRPRRVNREVVDTMVRHFKMQIFGDRQPGYDGKRNMYTAHPLPIGRDRVDLEVTLPGEGKDQTFKVSLQWVSVVSLQMLLEALSGHLNEVPEDSVQALDVITRHLPSMRYTPVGRSFFSPPEGYYHPLGGGREVWFGFHQSVRPAMWNMMLNIDVSATAFYRAQPVIEFMCEVLDIQNINEQTKPLTDSQRVKFTKEIRGLKVEVTHCGQMKRKYRVCNVTRRPASHQTFPLQLENGQAMECTVAQYFKQKYNLQLKYPHLPCLQVGQEQKHTYLPLEVCNIVAGQRCIKKLTDNQTSTMIKATARSAPDRQEEISRLVKSNSMVGGPDPYLKEFGIVVHNDMTEVTGRVLPAPMLQYGGRVSTDTGRDCGRGLSPQNKTVATPNQGVWDMRGKQFYAGIEIKVWAVACFAPQKQCREDLLKSFTDQLRKISKDAGMPIQGQPCFCKYAQGADSVEPMFKHLKMSYVGLQLIVVILPGKTPVYAEVKRVGDTLLGMATQCVQVKNVVKTSPQTLSNLCLKINAKLGGINNVLVPHQRPSVFQQPVIFLGADVTHPPAGDGKKPSIAAVVGSMDGHPSRYCATVRVQTSRQDMSQEQLFSQEVIQDLTNMVRELLIQFYKSTRFKPTRIIYYRGGVSEGQMKQVAWPELIAIRKACISLEEDYRPGITYIVVQKRHHTRLFCSDKAERVGKSGNVPAGTTVDSTITHPSEFDFYLCSHAGIQGTSRPSHYHVLWDDNCFTADELQLLTYQLCHTYVRCTRSVSIPAPAYYARLVAFRARYHLVDKDHDSAEGSHVSGQSNGRDPQALAKAVQIHYDTQHTMYFA; from the exons ATGCAAGTGGAAAACTGCTCGTATCGTGCAGGTTCCCAAAATAATAGGAAGCTGTATTTAAAGACAGTAAAATGTACACCTTTCAATCGCCGTTGTCATTTGTTGAATCCATTAGCGGACTACGGAATGTCGGCATGTTTACATGGCTCTCACCATTCCGCCTACACTCCCCTTGATGGCGATGGAAGCCAGATTCAGAGCAGAACTGTGCCACTTACCG GCCCGCCTGCCCCTACCGCTCTGTTCCAGCCTCCGCGGCGTCCCGGCCTCGGCACGGTGGGGAAACCCATCCGTCTCCTGGCCAACCACTTCCAAGTGCAGATTCCCAAGATTGATGTCTATCACTATGATATTGACATCAAGCCTGAGAAGCGGCCGCGGAGGGTCAACAG AGAGGTGGTGGACACGATGGTGCGGCACTTCAAGATGCAAATTTTTGGAGATCGACAACCTGGCTATGACGGGAAGAGGAATATGTACACAGCACATCCACTGCCAATTGGAAGAGACAGG GTGGATCTGGAGGTGACCCTACCGGGCGAAGGGAAAGATCAAACTTTCAAGGTGTCCCTGCAGTGGGTGTCCGTGGTCAGTCTTCAGATGCTCCTTGAAGCCTTGTCCGGTCACCTGAACGAAGTCCCGGAGGACTCTGTTCAGGCTCTGGATGTCATCACGCGGCATCTCCCTTCCATGAg ATACACTCCGGTGGGCcgctcgtttttttcccctcccgagGGCTACTACCATCCTTTGGGTGGAGGCAGGGAAGTGTGGTTTGGTTTCCACCAGTCCGTCCGTCCCGCTATGTGGAACATGATGCTCAACATCGATG TGTCGGCCACTGCTTTCTACCGTGCTCAGCCCGTGATTGAATTCATGTGCGAAGTTTTGGATATACAGAACATCAATGAACAGACCAAACCCCTGACGGATTCGCAGCGTGTCAAATTTACCAAGGAAATAAGAG GCTTGAAAGTGGAGGTCACACACTGCGGTCAGATGAAGAGGAAGTATCGCGTCTGCAATGTTACACGCCGGCCAGCCAGCCACCAAAC GTTCCCCTTACAGCTTGAGAACGGCCAGGCAATGGAGTGCACCGTCGCTCAGTATTTCAAGCAGAAGTACAATCTGCAGCTCAAGTATCCACATTTACCCTGTCTGCAAGTCGGGCAGGAACAGAAGCACACTTACCTGCCGTTGGAG GTCTGTAACATCGTAGCTGGACAACGCTGTATCAAAAAACTGACAGACAACCAGACGTCCACTATGATCAAAGCGACCGCACGCTCCGCCCCTGACCGACAAGAAGAGATCAGCAGACTG GTCAAAAGCAACAGCATGGTCGGGGGCCCGGACCCATACCTGAAGGAATTTGGCATTGTGGTGCACAATGACATGACCGAGGTGACCGGACGAGTGCTCCCAGCGCCCATGCTACAGTATGGGGGCCGGGTGAGTACAGACACAGGGAGGGACTGTGGCAGG GGACTCTCTCCGCAGAATAAAACGGTGGCCACGCCCAATCAGGGCGTGTGGGACATGAGGGGCAAGCAGTTCTACGCCGGCATCGAGATCAAGGTCTGGGCCGTGGCCTGCTTCGCGCCGCAGAAACAGTGCAGAGAGGACCTGCTGAA GAGCTTCACCGACCAATTGCGTAAGATCTCAAAGGATGCCGGGATGCCCATTCAGGGCCAGCCGTGTTTCTGTAAATACGCGCAAGGAGCGGACAGTGTGGAGCCCATGTTCAAGCACCTCAAGATGTCCTATGTGGGTCTGCAGCTCATTGTTGTCATCCTGCCGGGCAAAACGCCCGTCTACG CTGAGGTGAAGCGGGTGGGAGACACCCTCCTCGGCATGGCCACCCAGTGTGTTCAGGTGAAGAATGTGGTCAAGACGTCCCCACAAACTCTCTCGAACCTCTGCCTCAAGATCAATGCCAAGCTGGGAGGCATCAACAACGTCCTCGTGCCGCACCAGAG GCCGTCCGTTTTCCAGCAGCCCGTCATCTTCCTGGGTGCGGATGTCACTCACCCTCCAGCAGGTGATGGGAAGAAGCCGTCAATAGCGGCGGTTGTGGGCAGCATGGATGGTCACCCCAGTCGTTACTGCGCTACAGTCCGAGTACAGACGTCCCGTCAAGACATGTCCCAG GAGCAGCTCTTCAGTCAGGAGGTCATCCAAGATCTGACCAACATGGTGCGGGAGCTCCTGATCCAGTTTTACAAGTCCACGCGCTTCAAGCCCACTCGTATCATCTACTACCGGGGCGGTGTGTCTGAAGGCCAGATGAAACAG GTAGCATGGCCGGAGTTGATTGCCATCAGGAAAGCGTGCATCAGTCTGGAGGAGGATTATCGGCCCGGCATTACCTACATTGTGGTGCAGAAACGCCACCACACGCGTCTTTTCTGCTCTGACAAAGCTGAGAGG GTTGGGAAGAGTGGTAACGTGCCAGCTGGCACCACAGTGGACAGCACCATTACACATCCGTCGGAGTTTGATTTCTATCTGTGCAGCCACGCTGGAATTCAG GGTACCAGCCGTCCATCCCACTACCACGTCTTGTGGGACGACAACTGTTTCACGGCCGATGAGCTGCAGCTCCTCACCTACCAGCTCTGCCACACGTACGTCCGCTGCACGCGCTCCGTCTCCATCCCGGCGCCCGCCTACTACGCCAGGCTGGTGGCTTTCCGTGCTCGATACCATTTGGTGGACAAAGACCATGACAG TGCTGAGGGTAGCCATGTGTCAGGCCAGAGTAACGGCCGTGACCCCCAAGCTTTGGCCAAGGCGGTTCAGATCCACTACGACACCCAACACACCATGTACTTCGCCTGA
- the ago4 gene encoding protein argonaute-4 isoform X3, translated as MQVENCSYRAGSQNNRKLYLKTVKCTPFNRRCHLLNPLADYGMSACLHGSHHSAYTPLDGDGSQIQSRTVPLTGPPAPTALFQPPRRPGLGTVGKPIRLLANHFQVQIPKIDVYHYDIDIKPEKRPRRVNREVVDTMVRHFKMQIFGDRQPGYDGKRNMYTAHPLPIGRDRVDLEVTLPGEGKDQTFKVSLQWVSVVSLQMLLEALSGHLNEVPEDSVQALDVITRHLPSMRYTPVGRSFFSPPEGYYHPLGGGREVWFGFHQSVRPAMWNMMLNIDVSATAFYRAQPVIEFMCEVLDIQNINEQTKPLTDSQRVKFTKEIRGLKVEVTHCGQMKRKYRVCNVTRRPASHQTFPLQLENGQAMECTVAQYFKQKYNLQLKYPHLPCLQVGQEQKHTYLPLEVCNIVAGQRCIKKLTDNQTSTMIKATARSAPDRQEEISRLVKSNSMVGGPDPYLKEFGIVVHNDMTEVTGRVLPAPMLQYGGRGLSPQNKTVATPNQGVWDMRGKQFYAGIEIKVWAVACFAPQKQCREDLLKSFTDQLRKISKDAGMPIQGQPCFCKYAQGADSVEPMFKHLKMSYVGLQLIVVILPGKTPVYAEVKRVGDTLLGMATQCVQVKNVVKTSPQTLSNLCLKINAKLGGINNVLVPHQRPSVFQQPVIFLGADVTHPPAGDGKKPSIAAVVGSMDGHPSRYCATVRVQTSRQDMSQEQLFSQEVIQDLTNMVRELLIQFYKSTRFKPTRIIYYRGGVSEGQMKQVAWPELIAIRKACISLEEDYRPGITYIVVQKRHHTRLFCSDKAERVGKSGNVPAGTTVDSTITHPSEFDFYLCSHAGIQGTSRPSHYHVLWDDNCFTADELQLLTYQLCHTYVRCTRSVSIPAPAYYARLVAFRARYHLVDKDHDSAEGSHVSGQSNGRDPQALAKAVQIHYDTQHTMYFA; from the exons ATGCAAGTGGAAAACTGCTCGTATCGTGCAGGTTCCCAAAATAATAGGAAGCTGTATTTAAAGACAGTAAAATGTACACCTTTCAATCGCCGTTGTCATTTGTTGAATCCATTAGCGGACTACGGAATGTCGGCATGTTTACATGGCTCTCACCATTCCGCCTACACTCCCCTTGATGGCGATGGAAGCCAGATTCAGAGCAGAACTGTGCCACTTACCG GCCCGCCTGCCCCTACCGCTCTGTTCCAGCCTCCGCGGCGTCCCGGCCTCGGCACGGTGGGGAAACCCATCCGTCTCCTGGCCAACCACTTCCAAGTGCAGATTCCCAAGATTGATGTCTATCACTATGATATTGACATCAAGCCTGAGAAGCGGCCGCGGAGGGTCAACAG AGAGGTGGTGGACACGATGGTGCGGCACTTCAAGATGCAAATTTTTGGAGATCGACAACCTGGCTATGACGGGAAGAGGAATATGTACACAGCACATCCACTGCCAATTGGAAGAGACAGG GTGGATCTGGAGGTGACCCTACCGGGCGAAGGGAAAGATCAAACTTTCAAGGTGTCCCTGCAGTGGGTGTCCGTGGTCAGTCTTCAGATGCTCCTTGAAGCCTTGTCCGGTCACCTGAACGAAGTCCCGGAGGACTCTGTTCAGGCTCTGGATGTCATCACGCGGCATCTCCCTTCCATGAg ATACACTCCGGTGGGCcgctcgtttttttcccctcccgagGGCTACTACCATCCTTTGGGTGGAGGCAGGGAAGTGTGGTTTGGTTTCCACCAGTCCGTCCGTCCCGCTATGTGGAACATGATGCTCAACATCGATG TGTCGGCCACTGCTTTCTACCGTGCTCAGCCCGTGATTGAATTCATGTGCGAAGTTTTGGATATACAGAACATCAATGAACAGACCAAACCCCTGACGGATTCGCAGCGTGTCAAATTTACCAAGGAAATAAGAG GCTTGAAAGTGGAGGTCACACACTGCGGTCAGATGAAGAGGAAGTATCGCGTCTGCAATGTTACACGCCGGCCAGCCAGCCACCAAAC GTTCCCCTTACAGCTTGAGAACGGCCAGGCAATGGAGTGCACCGTCGCTCAGTATTTCAAGCAGAAGTACAATCTGCAGCTCAAGTATCCACATTTACCCTGTCTGCAAGTCGGGCAGGAACAGAAGCACACTTACCTGCCGTTGGAG GTCTGTAACATCGTAGCTGGACAACGCTGTATCAAAAAACTGACAGACAACCAGACGTCCACTATGATCAAAGCGACCGCACGCTCCGCCCCTGACCGACAAGAAGAGATCAGCAGACTG GTCAAAAGCAACAGCATGGTCGGGGGCCCGGACCCATACCTGAAGGAATTTGGCATTGTGGTGCACAATGACATGACCGAGGTGACCGGACGAGTGCTCCCAGCGCCCATGCTACAGTATGGGGGCCGG GGACTCTCTCCGCAGAATAAAACGGTGGCCACGCCCAATCAGGGCGTGTGGGACATGAGGGGCAAGCAGTTCTACGCCGGCATCGAGATCAAGGTCTGGGCCGTGGCCTGCTTCGCGCCGCAGAAACAGTGCAGAGAGGACCTGCTGAA GAGCTTCACCGACCAATTGCGTAAGATCTCAAAGGATGCCGGGATGCCCATTCAGGGCCAGCCGTGTTTCTGTAAATACGCGCAAGGAGCGGACAGTGTGGAGCCCATGTTCAAGCACCTCAAGATGTCCTATGTGGGTCTGCAGCTCATTGTTGTCATCCTGCCGGGCAAAACGCCCGTCTACG CTGAGGTGAAGCGGGTGGGAGACACCCTCCTCGGCATGGCCACCCAGTGTGTTCAGGTGAAGAATGTGGTCAAGACGTCCCCACAAACTCTCTCGAACCTCTGCCTCAAGATCAATGCCAAGCTGGGAGGCATCAACAACGTCCTCGTGCCGCACCAGAG GCCGTCCGTTTTCCAGCAGCCCGTCATCTTCCTGGGTGCGGATGTCACTCACCCTCCAGCAGGTGATGGGAAGAAGCCGTCAATAGCGGCGGTTGTGGGCAGCATGGATGGTCACCCCAGTCGTTACTGCGCTACAGTCCGAGTACAGACGTCCCGTCAAGACATGTCCCAG GAGCAGCTCTTCAGTCAGGAGGTCATCCAAGATCTGACCAACATGGTGCGGGAGCTCCTGATCCAGTTTTACAAGTCCACGCGCTTCAAGCCCACTCGTATCATCTACTACCGGGGCGGTGTGTCTGAAGGCCAGATGAAACAG GTAGCATGGCCGGAGTTGATTGCCATCAGGAAAGCGTGCATCAGTCTGGAGGAGGATTATCGGCCCGGCATTACCTACATTGTGGTGCAGAAACGCCACCACACGCGTCTTTTCTGCTCTGACAAAGCTGAGAGG GTTGGGAAGAGTGGTAACGTGCCAGCTGGCACCACAGTGGACAGCACCATTACACATCCGTCGGAGTTTGATTTCTATCTGTGCAGCCACGCTGGAATTCAG GGTACCAGCCGTCCATCCCACTACCACGTCTTGTGGGACGACAACTGTTTCACGGCCGATGAGCTGCAGCTCCTCACCTACCAGCTCTGCCACACGTACGTCCGCTGCACGCGCTCCGTCTCCATCCCGGCGCCCGCCTACTACGCCAGGCTGGTGGCTTTCCGTGCTCGATACCATTTGGTGGACAAAGACCATGACAG TGCTGAGGGTAGCCATGTGTCAGGCCAGAGTAACGGCCGTGACCCCCAAGCTTTGGCCAAGGCGGTTCAGATCCACTACGACACCCAACACACCATGTACTTCGCCTGA